A window of the Synchiropus splendidus isolate RoL2022-P1 chromosome 6, RoL_Sspl_1.0, whole genome shotgun sequence genome harbors these coding sequences:
- the agtrap gene encoding type-1 angiotensin II receptor-associated protein, with protein MEVPAISLKAIVLVHWLLTVWGCMAWLPWSFAWGNFSILAVGVWAIAQRDSIDAVVMFLIGLAITILTDVIHFGVFYPLHELATEERDLVRFSVAMAILSLLLKPASCFFVYQMYRERGGDYNVNFGIPTVTRNRDAYQSIDQQGASSSTANPFNQAQDSKQPREY; from the exons ATGGAGGTTCCAGCCATCAGTCTGAAG GCCATTGTCCTGGTCCACTGGCTGCTCACAGTGTG GGGCTGCATGGCATGGCTGCCCTGGTCCTTTGCCTGGGGGAACTTCAGCATCTTAGCCGTCGGAGTGTGGGCCATCGCTCAGAGAGACTCCATCGACGCCGTGGTCATG TTCCTGATCGGGTTAGCCATCACAATACTGACCGATGTCATTCATTTCGGGGTCTTTTACCCCCTACATGAGCTGGCCACGGAGGAGAGAGACTTGGTCCGCTTCAGCGTGGCCATGGCCATCCTCAGCCTGCTGCTCAAACCTGCGTCCTGCTTCTTTGTCTACCAAATGTACCGTGAGCGTGGGGGCGATTACAACGTCAACTTTG GTATTCCAACTGTAACACGAAACAGAGATGCCTATCAGTCAAtcgaccagcagggggcgtcctcatctACAGCGAACCCATTCAACCAAGCTCAGGACAGCAAACAGCCCAGAGAGTACTGA